Proteins encoded together in one Nitrospira sp. window:
- a CDS encoding class I SAM-dependent methyltransferase — translation MDESMGRLLDHTDGMGQAKMFSKAWYNEYFKRAYTSRTHAQFCEAVYGRDLCQHGMMDVEEMDFLASLLKPGEQVLEIGCANGRITEYLAEKTSCSILGIDYSDVAISQAQDRTQSKTGRLSFRCVDLIADDIPGEGYDTIIAVDCVYFMGNYDVTIRKLNNKLKPGGRMIVAAFQAKEEGDPEDVLEPGRTRMARVLQTLGLVYRQYNFTPNIRNHWVKNYEVSRAMYREFAAEGNEFLADARIAENGWFKDHAERGTLVRFLYVINHNPDVA, via the coding sequence ATGGACGAGAGCATGGGACGGCTTCTGGATCATACGGACGGCATGGGGCAGGCCAAGATGTTCTCAAAGGCCTGGTACAACGAATACTTCAAGCGCGCCTATACGAGCCGGACTCATGCCCAGTTTTGCGAAGCGGTGTACGGGCGTGACCTCTGTCAGCACGGTATGATGGATGTGGAGGAAATGGATTTTTTGGCTTCGTTGCTCAAGCCCGGCGAGCAGGTTCTTGAAATCGGCTGTGCCAACGGCCGCATCACCGAATATCTGGCCGAAAAAACCAGTTGTTCGATTCTTGGGATCGATTACTCGGACGTGGCCATCTCTCAGGCTCAAGACCGCACTCAGTCCAAAACAGGAAGGCTGAGTTTTCGATGCGTAGATCTGATCGCCGACGACATCCCCGGTGAGGGGTATGACACCATCATCGCCGTGGACTGTGTCTATTTCATGGGCAACTACGATGTGACGATCAGAAAGCTGAATAATAAGCTGAAACCAGGCGGCCGGATGATCGTGGCGGCGTTCCAAGCCAAGGAGGAGGGTGATCCGGAAGACGTTTTAGAGCCCGGACGTACCCGTATGGCTCGGGTCCTGCAGACGTTGGGGCTGGTGTACCGGCAGTATAATTTCACGCCGAATATTCGAAACCATTGGGTGAAGAACTACGAAGTCTCTCGAGCGATGTATCGAGAATTTGCTGCCGAGGGGAATGAGTTTCTCGCCGATGCGCGCATTGCCGAGAACGGATGGTTCAAGGATCATGCGGAACGTGGAACGCTGGTGCGGTTCTTATACGTCATCAATCATAATCCCGATGTGGCATAG
- a CDS encoding dual specificity protein phosphatase family protein: MHMITDRLLVGNIDDAKQPTTAIGTLLLVAEELTVTPAAWVDYQHIPFREFAKADHAKLAQAVEWLEPRVPKGRTLVCCRAGMGRSVSVVMAYLCCVEGQTYDEVLKLIMTRRPSAMPLPNLQVAIEQVRQRRRAA; the protein is encoded by the coding sequence ATGCATATGATCACGGACCGGCTATTGGTGGGGAACATTGACGATGCGAAGCAGCCAACGACGGCTATAGGTACACTGCTGCTGGTAGCCGAAGAGTTGACCGTTACTCCTGCCGCCTGGGTGGATTACCAGCACATTCCGTTTCGAGAGTTTGCCAAGGCCGACCACGCAAAACTGGCTCAAGCCGTTGAGTGGCTTGAACCGCGAGTGCCGAAGGGGCGGACACTGGTCTGTTGCCGAGCTGGGATGGGCCGGTCCGTATCGGTGGTCATGGCCTATCTTTGCTGCGTGGAGGGCCAAACATATGATGAAGTGTTGAAGCTAATCATGACTCGCCGTCCGAGTGCGATGCCGCTCCCGAATCTACAAGTTGCGATCGAACAGGTCCGACAGCGTCGGCGTGCCGCGTAG
- the mutM gene encoding bifunctional DNA-formamidopyrimidine glycosylase/DNA-(apurinic or apyrimidinic site) lyase yields the protein MPELPEAEVVTRQIRARLLGARLTEVWIGREDIVREGYAAASWYRGATLQSVNRYGKSVALAFVNSHDCRYVVAELGMTGLLLFPSVQVKHPQHVHVRLLFEGGCEPELRYWNPRRFGRLSFLDKAGLDQYCTRRFGLDPLSASQQDVLKLLRERRGRLKALLMHQQAIAGIGNIYANEILFRAGLHPNSQVSRLSASKADRLHAIMRAVLDEAIRHGGSSVRDFFAPDGTEGQYKRQHLVYGKAGQPCPNRCGGVIQRLRGERSSYFCPRCQPVRRKR from the coding sequence ATGCCAGAACTCCCGGAAGCCGAAGTCGTGACTCGACAAATCCGTGCCCGCCTCCTGGGAGCACGGCTGACCGAGGTATGGATCGGACGAGAAGATATTGTTCGAGAGGGGTATGCCGCCGCATCGTGGTATCGAGGTGCTACCTTGCAATCGGTCAACCGATACGGCAAGAGCGTGGCCTTAGCATTTGTGAACAGCCACGATTGTCGCTATGTCGTGGCGGAGCTGGGGATGACCGGGCTCCTTCTGTTCCCATCCGTACAGGTGAAACATCCGCAACATGTTCATGTGAGGCTGTTGTTTGAAGGTGGCTGCGAGCCTGAACTGCGGTACTGGAATCCGCGCAGATTTGGACGGCTGTCGTTTTTAGATAAAGCCGGACTTGACCAGTATTGCACTCGCCGATTCGGGCTGGATCCATTGTCGGCGTCTCAGCAAGATGTTCTCAAACTCTTGCGGGAGCGCCGTGGGCGGCTCAAGGCACTCTTGATGCATCAACAAGCTATTGCCGGTATTGGGAATATCTATGCGAATGAAATTCTCTTCCGCGCCGGCCTTCACCCGAACAGCCAAGTCAGTCGCCTGTCGGCAAGCAAGGCCGACAGGCTCCATGCGATCATGCGAGCGGTTTTGGATGAGGCCATTAGGCATGGGGGATCGAGTGTCCGAGACTTTTTTGCCCCTGATGGGACCGAAGGACAATACAAACGCCAGCATCTAGTCTATGGGAAAGCAGGGCAACCTTGTCCGAATCGTTGCGGTGGGGTGATTCAGCGACTCCGAGGAGAGCGAAGCTCCTATTTTTGTCCTCGCTGTCAACCAGTACGTCGGAAGCGATGA
- a CDS encoding ATP citrate lyase, with protein sequence MAKVLEGPGMGLMKKWGIHVPNHVVVTSADELTKLGQANDWMKTSKLVAKAHEALGSRFKLGLVKVGLDLNAAVAATKEMIGRQVGSITVSQVIISEMVPHKEEYYCAVKSTREGSEILVANCGGVEVESNWDRVKRLCLEVGQSPSAAQLEKLSKDAGFTGSLAKKVADFAGKMFTCFDSEDAQYLEVNPVVTRESDGELVALDAVTLLDGDAKFRHPDWNFTFAAEFGRSYSKDEVEVMAVDSKIKGSVKFIEIPGGDTAMLPAGGGASVYYSDAVVARGGKLANYAEYSGDPPDWAVEVLTEKVCSLPGIKNIIVGGAIANFTDVKKTFGGIINGFRKAKGDGKLKGVKIWVRRGGPREKEGLDAMRALKDEGFDINVFDRNTPLTDIVDKALQK encoded by the coding sequence ATGGCTAAGGTGTTGGAAGGCCCTGGTATGGGGCTGATGAAGAAGTGGGGGATTCACGTCCCCAACCATGTCGTCGTCACGTCTGCCGACGAACTGACCAAACTCGGACAAGCCAATGATTGGATGAAGACCTCGAAGCTGGTAGCGAAGGCGCACGAGGCGCTCGGGTCACGCTTTAAGCTCGGTCTGGTTAAGGTTGGCCTTGATCTCAATGCGGCAGTGGCGGCGACCAAGGAAATGATCGGTCGTCAGGTCGGCAGTATTACCGTCTCGCAGGTCATTATTTCTGAGATGGTCCCACATAAGGAAGAATACTATTGCGCGGTGAAGTCCACTCGCGAAGGCAGTGAGATTCTCGTGGCCAATTGCGGTGGGGTCGAGGTCGAGTCGAATTGGGACCGTGTGAAACGTCTGTGTCTGGAGGTTGGGCAAAGTCCTTCGGCTGCTCAACTAGAAAAGCTCTCGAAAGATGCGGGATTTACCGGTTCACTTGCGAAGAAGGTAGCCGACTTTGCCGGCAAGATGTTCACCTGCTTTGACAGTGAAGATGCCCAGTATCTCGAAGTGAACCCCGTCGTCACGCGTGAGAGCGATGGGGAGTTGGTCGCGCTGGATGCGGTGACGTTGCTGGACGGCGATGCCAAATTCCGGCACCCGGACTGGAACTTTACCTTTGCCGCGGAATTCGGCCGGTCCTACAGTAAGGACGAAGTGGAAGTCATGGCGGTCGACAGCAAGATCAAGGGCTCAGTGAAGTTCATCGAGATTCCGGGCGGTGACACGGCCATGCTGCCGGCCGGTGGTGGCGCCAGTGTCTACTATTCTGATGCGGTTGTGGCGCGCGGCGGCAAGCTGGCGAACTATGCTGAGTATTCCGGTGATCCGCCGGATTGGGCTGTGGAAGTGCTGACGGAGAAGGTCTGTTCATTGCCTGGCATCAAGAACATCATTGTCGGTGGCGCTATTGCGAATTTCACCGATGTGAAAAAGACCTTCGGGGGCATCATTAATGGGTTTCGCAAGGCGAAGGGTGACGGCAAGTTGAAGGGCGTGAAGATCTGGGTGCGTCGCGGCGGACCTCGTGAGAAGGAAGGTCTCGATGCGATGCGCGCACTGAAAGACGAGGGCTTCGACATCAACGTCTTCGACCGCAATACCCCACTGACGGACATCGTCGACAAAGCGTTACAAAAGTAA
- a CDS encoding ATP citrate lyase: MSILANKDTRVVIQGGAAGVNAARRMAEFCYLIKRPLTVEAFVYPPDAGKTNEVPYGSGLIAIPIYKTIAEATKHHPAINTSLVYIGADRAMKGGMEALDDPHIKVVSMITEGVPEKDAKLLGAHARKLGKVFNGPSSIGIISAGACRLGVIGGAFDNLVLSKLYREGSFGVITKSGGLSNEIIWICSQFADGITTAIGIGGDAYPGTDYVSYLEMFENDPQTKAVVIVGEMGGDLEERAAEWYGAKKRRVKLIGVVSGFCQESLPKGMKFGHAGAKEGMKGEGSARSKSDALKKAGAVVPPTFGALGPVIKETYQDLLKSGQVKEPVEPAVLPKLPKSIEEAMKADEVMVAPLIRTTISDDRGDEPCYDGYPASELINKGYEIPHVIGLLWDKRLISKQEAEIIKRIMMLSADHGPCVSGAYATILAACAGIGLSQAVAAGLIMIGPRFGGAVTDAGRWFKYAVDNKMTVEDFLAYMKKNVGPVPGIGHRVKSLRNPDKRVKELVGYVKSLHIKTPCLDFALAVEQVTAVKKDNLILNVDGTMAAVLVDLGFPVDSLNGFFILSRTIGLIGHWVDQKRQDSRLIRLFDYLVNYAAPKRREVPPLK; this comes from the coding sequence ATGAGTATTCTGGCCAATAAAGACACCCGCGTGGTGATTCAAGGTGGTGCCGCCGGTGTCAATGCAGCCCGCCGCATGGCGGAGTTCTGTTACCTGATTAAGCGCCCCCTCACGGTCGAGGCGTTTGTCTATCCGCCCGACGCCGGCAAGACGAATGAAGTGCCGTATGGCAGTGGGCTGATTGCGATCCCTATCTACAAGACAATCGCGGAAGCCACGAAACATCATCCAGCGATCAACACCAGCCTTGTCTACATCGGTGCCGACCGTGCCATGAAAGGTGGCATGGAGGCCTTGGATGATCCACATATTAAAGTCGTCTCCATGATCACCGAGGGTGTTCCGGAGAAGGATGCCAAGTTACTTGGAGCCCATGCCAGAAAGCTGGGGAAGGTCTTCAATGGCCCATCTTCAATCGGTATCATCTCGGCCGGGGCTTGCCGGTTGGGTGTCATCGGTGGTGCGTTCGACAATCTGGTCCTCTCAAAGTTATATCGTGAAGGTTCTTTCGGTGTCATTACGAAGTCAGGTGGTCTCTCGAATGAAATTATCTGGATTTGCTCGCAATTTGCCGATGGCATCACGACGGCTATCGGTATCGGTGGCGATGCCTATCCTGGTACCGACTATGTGAGCTATCTCGAAATGTTCGAAAACGATCCGCAAACCAAGGCGGTCGTCATCGTCGGTGAAATGGGCGGCGATCTTGAGGAGCGAGCGGCGGAGTGGTATGGCGCTAAGAAGCGTCGTGTGAAGTTGATCGGTGTGGTCTCCGGGTTCTGCCAGGAGAGCTTGCCGAAGGGCATGAAGTTCGGCCATGCCGGCGCCAAAGAAGGCATGAAGGGCGAGGGGTCGGCTCGATCAAAGTCCGATGCGCTCAAGAAAGCCGGCGCCGTTGTCCCACCGACGTTTGGTGCCCTTGGTCCGGTGATCAAGGAAACCTATCAGGATCTGCTCAAATCTGGCCAGGTGAAAGAGCCGGTGGAGCCAGCTGTCCTGCCTAAGTTGCCAAAGTCAATTGAAGAGGCGATGAAGGCAGACGAAGTGATGGTGGCTCCGTTGATCAGGACCACGATCAGCGACGACCGTGGCGATGAGCCTTGCTACGACGGGTATCCGGCCTCGGAGCTCATCAATAAGGGCTACGAGATTCCCCACGTCATCGGCTTACTTTGGGACAAGCGCCTCATCTCGAAGCAGGAAGCGGAAATCATCAAGCGCATCATGATGCTGTCGGCGGATCACGGGCCTTGCGTCAGTGGTGCCTACGCGACGATCCTTGCGGCCTGCGCTGGAATCGGTCTGTCTCAAGCAGTTGCGGCAGGTCTCATCATGATTGGTCCGCGTTTCGGCGGTGCCGTGACGGACGCTGGTCGCTGGTTTAAGTATGCCGTTGATAACAAGATGACGGTCGAGGACTTCTTGGCCTACATGAAGAAGAATGTCGGTCCGGTGCCGGGCATCGGTCATCGAGTGAAGAGCTTGCGCAATCCGGACAAGCGGGTGAAGGAGCTTGTGGGCTACGTGAAGAGCTTGCACATCAAAACGCCATGCCTCGATTTTGCCTTGGCGGTGGAGCAGGTCACGGCAGTGAAGAAGGATAACTTGATTCTGAATGTGGACGGCACGATGGCGGCCGTGTTGGTCGACTTGGGATTCCCGGTCGATAGTTTGAACGGATTCTTCATCTTGTCGCGCACGATCGGATTGATCGGCCACTGGGTCGATCAGAAGCGCCAGGACAGCCGCTTGATCCGGTTGTTCGATTACCTGGTGAATTACGCGGCACCCAAACGGAGAGAAGTGCCTCCGCTCAAGTAG
- a CDS encoding aconitate hydratase, with product MSMDLAKNLYAKMPEVFEKARKKFGRPLTLADKILVSHADNFDTQNWERGKAMLALRPDRVAMQDATAQMAVLQFMQANKKKAAVPSTIHCDHLIRAEMGSEKDLMRALDENREVYNFLASAAKKYGIGFWKPGAGIIHQVVLENYAFPGCLIIGTDSHTPNGGGLGGLAIGVGGADAGEVMAGLPWEVLHPKLIGVKLTGKLSGWASAKDVILYLCGLLTVKGGTNKIVEYFGPGAETISATGKGTICNMGAELGATTSVFPFDQKMVDYMTITDRADLAKLAQANKALLVADPEVMQAPEKYYDQIVEIDLSKLEPHVVGPHTPDLARPISKLKAEAQEKGYPVELKAALIGSCTNSSYEDISRSAHVAQQALKAGLKAKASFLISPGSERIYHTMKRDGFLETFEKLGGTVLSNSCGPCIGQWKRADGVKGKADSIVSSFNRNFPGRNDGISETLSFLASPEVVTAYAITGDLGFDPVNQAVKGADGKEFKLQAPVGEELPAKGFAKGEEGYVAPAEDGSGLRVDIPPTSERLQVLQPFPKWDGKDFDKLPLLIKTKGKTTTDHISPAGPWLKFRGHLDKISDNMFLGANSAYAAEPGKGTNVLTGESNLTIAQIARAYKSKGIGSIVVGDENYGEGSSREHAAMSPRFLNVRAVITKSFARIHETNLKKQGILPLTFADPKDYDKIDMNDRLSVVDLPNLAPGKPVTVIIHKTSGDVKIQANHSMTAQQITWFKAGSALNALN from the coding sequence ATGTCCATGGATCTCGCCAAAAATCTCTATGCCAAGATGCCGGAGGTCTTCGAAAAGGCTCGAAAGAAGTTCGGCCGACCGTTGACGCTGGCAGATAAGATTCTTGTTTCACACGCCGACAACTTCGATACCCAGAATTGGGAGCGTGGCAAGGCCATGTTGGCGCTGCGTCCTGATCGTGTGGCGATGCAGGATGCTACGGCCCAGATGGCCGTGCTGCAGTTCATGCAGGCGAACAAGAAGAAGGCTGCGGTGCCGAGCACCATCCACTGCGACCACTTGATCCGTGCTGAAATGGGGTCGGAGAAGGACTTGATGCGTGCCTTGGATGAGAACAGGGAGGTTTATAACTTTCTGGCTTCAGCGGCCAAGAAATATGGTATCGGTTTTTGGAAACCAGGTGCAGGGATCATCCACCAGGTGGTCTTAGAAAACTATGCGTTCCCCGGCTGCTTGATCATCGGGACCGATTCGCATACACCGAACGGCGGGGGGTTGGGAGGCTTGGCGATCGGTGTCGGTGGAGCGGATGCCGGCGAAGTGATGGCCGGTTTGCCTTGGGAAGTGCTCCATCCGAAATTGATCGGGGTGAAGCTCACCGGTAAGTTAAGTGGGTGGGCGTCTGCAAAAGATGTGATCCTCTATCTCTGTGGCCTGCTCACGGTGAAAGGGGGGACGAATAAGATTGTCGAATACTTTGGTCCTGGTGCCGAAACGATCAGTGCGACTGGGAAGGGCACAATTTGCAACATGGGTGCTGAGCTTGGTGCTACCACATCGGTCTTCCCCTTCGATCAAAAGATGGTCGACTATATGACCATTACAGATCGGGCGGATTTGGCGAAATTGGCCCAGGCGAATAAGGCCTTGCTTGTCGCGGATCCTGAAGTGATGCAGGCTCCGGAGAAGTATTACGATCAGATCGTTGAAATCGATCTCTCGAAACTGGAGCCGCATGTGGTCGGACCTCATACGCCGGATCTTGCAAGGCCGATTTCGAAGCTGAAAGCGGAGGCGCAGGAGAAGGGGTATCCGGTCGAATTGAAAGCGGCCTTGATCGGGAGCTGTACCAATTCATCCTACGAAGACATCAGCCGCTCGGCACATGTGGCACAGCAGGCGTTGAAGGCAGGTTTGAAGGCGAAGGCTTCGTTTCTGATTTCTCCCGGGTCAGAGCGCATCTACCACACGATGAAACGTGACGGATTTCTTGAGACGTTCGAGAAGCTCGGCGGCACCGTGCTGTCAAATTCCTGCGGCCCCTGCATCGGTCAGTGGAAGCGTGCGGATGGAGTGAAGGGCAAGGCGGATTCGATCGTCAGTTCTTTCAACCGGAACTTTCCCGGCAGGAACGATGGTATCAGCGAAACGCTTTCGTTCCTCGCAAGCCCGGAAGTCGTGACGGCTTATGCAATCACCGGCGATCTTGGATTCGATCCAGTCAATCAGGCGGTGAAGGGCGCCGACGGCAAGGAATTCAAACTCCAAGCCCCGGTCGGTGAAGAGTTGCCGGCTAAGGGATTTGCGAAGGGCGAGGAAGGCTACGTGGCCCCAGCGGAAGACGGCTCAGGCTTGAGGGTCGACATTCCGCCGACCAGCGAACGGTTACAAGTGTTGCAGCCGTTCCCGAAGTGGGACGGCAAAGATTTCGACAAGCTCCCGCTCTTGATCAAGACCAAGGGTAAGACCACGACCGACCATATTTCGCCTGCCGGTCCTTGGCTCAAGTTCCGTGGTCATTTAGATAAGATCAGTGACAACATGTTCCTTGGCGCCAACAGCGCCTATGCGGCAGAGCCGGGGAAGGGTACGAATGTCCTCACCGGAGAATCGAACCTTACGATCGCGCAGATCGCTCGGGCCTACAAGTCGAAGGGTATTGGATCAATTGTAGTCGGCGATGAGAACTATGGTGAGGGCAGCAGCCGAGAGCATGCGGCGATGTCCCCACGGTTCTTGAACGTGCGCGCAGTCATCACCAAGAGCTTCGCGCGCATCCATGAGACCAATCTCAAGAAGCAGGGAATTTTGCCGTTGACCTTTGCTGATCCGAAGGATTACGACAAGATTGACATGAACGATCGATTGAGCGTCGTGGACTTGCCGAATCTGGCGCCGGGTAAGCCGGTGACGGTCATTATTCACAAGACGAGCGGCGATGTGAAGATCCAAGCAAACCACAGTATGACGGCACAACAAATCACATGGTTTAAGGCCGGTTCTGCGTTGAATGCGCTGAACTAA
- a CDS encoding NADP-dependent isocitrate dehydrogenase, protein MLATYSFLPIINAFSKAAGVTVELRDISLAGRVIAVFPEYLTPAQKQHDALAELGELAKTPEANIIKLPNISASIPQLVATIKELQKQGYKLPDYPENPKDDKEKDIKTRYDKVKGSAVNPVLREGNSDRRAPLSVKAYARKHPHKMGAWPSDSKTHVVHMKGGDFFSNEKSCTIPAATTAKIEFVGADGKTTVLKEKVALQAGEVLDATFMSVKALRKFLEEQIEDAKTKGVLWSLHMKATMMKVSDPKIFGHGVTVYYKDVFEKHGETFKKLGIDPDNGLGDVYAKIKSLPDEQRKAIEADIQAVYQRRPPMAMVNSDKGITNLHVPSDIIIDASMPPVIRDSGKMWNPQGQLQDVKCVIPDASYAPVYHEVVEFCKQKGQFDPRTMGTIPNVGLMAQAAEEYGSHDKTFKAPANGTIRIVDVNGTVLHQHQVEEGDIWRACQVKDAPIQDWVKLAVTRARATGAPAVFWLNKDRAHDAELIKKVNAYLSKHDTTGLEIKVMAPADACRFSIERMKEGKDTISCTGNVLRDYLTDLFPILEIGTSAKMLSIVPLLNGGGLFETGAGGSAPKHVQQFEQEGYLRWDSLGEFLALAASLEHLAKAGNNPVAKILADTLDQANAKFLESNKSPARKVGEIDNRGSHFYLALYWAQALAAQTADKRIAEKFAKIAKDLSDNEKTIDGELLSAQGKPQDVGGYYHPDDAKAYKAMRPSATLNKIIDSFA, encoded by the coding sequence ATGCTGGCGACCTATTCGTTTCTGCCGATCATCAACGCCTTTTCAAAAGCGGCTGGTGTCACGGTTGAACTACGGGACATTTCGCTCGCGGGCCGTGTGATCGCGGTGTTTCCGGAATATCTGACCCCGGCGCAGAAGCAGCATGACGCCTTGGCCGAGCTGGGCGAGTTGGCGAAGACGCCGGAAGCCAACATCATCAAATTACCCAACATCAGCGCGTCGATTCCTCAGCTGGTTGCGACCATCAAGGAATTGCAGAAGCAGGGCTATAAGTTACCCGACTATCCCGAGAATCCGAAAGACGATAAAGAAAAGGATATCAAGACTCGCTACGACAAGGTGAAGGGCAGTGCCGTCAATCCAGTGTTACGCGAAGGCAACTCAGATCGGCGTGCCCCCTTGTCCGTGAAAGCCTATGCGCGGAAGCATCCGCATAAGATGGGAGCCTGGCCGTCTGATTCCAAGACTCACGTGGTTCATATGAAGGGCGGCGACTTCTTCTCAAATGAAAAGTCATGTACGATTCCGGCTGCAACGACTGCGAAGATTGAATTCGTGGGAGCCGATGGGAAAACCACGGTTCTGAAGGAGAAAGTCGCATTGCAGGCCGGGGAAGTGTTGGATGCCACCTTCATGAGCGTGAAAGCTCTGCGGAAGTTCTTGGAAGAGCAGATCGAGGATGCCAAAACCAAAGGCGTCTTGTGGTCGCTCCATATGAAGGCTACCATGATGAAGGTCTCAGACCCAAAGATCTTCGGCCATGGCGTGACCGTCTATTACAAAGACGTGTTTGAGAAGCACGGCGAAACGTTTAAGAAGCTCGGAATCGATCCAGACAACGGCCTTGGCGACGTGTACGCCAAGATTAAGTCACTGCCGGATGAGCAACGGAAGGCGATCGAAGCGGACATTCAAGCCGTCTACCAGAGGCGTCCGCCGATGGCGATGGTGAACAGCGATAAGGGTATTACCAATCTCCATGTGCCGAGCGATATCATTATCGATGCCTCGATGCCTCCGGTGATCCGCGATTCCGGTAAGATGTGGAATCCACAAGGCCAGTTGCAGGACGTGAAGTGCGTGATCCCCGACGCCAGCTATGCGCCGGTGTATCACGAGGTCGTCGAGTTCTGTAAGCAAAAGGGCCAGTTCGACCCCCGCACGATGGGGACGATTCCGAACGTTGGGCTGATGGCTCAGGCGGCGGAAGAGTACGGCTCCCATGACAAGACCTTCAAGGCACCGGCCAACGGCACGATCCGCATCGTCGATGTCAACGGCACGGTCTTGCACCAGCATCAGGTGGAAGAGGGCGATATCTGGCGTGCCTGCCAGGTCAAGGATGCGCCGATTCAGGATTGGGTCAAGCTGGCTGTCACGCGTGCGCGTGCGACCGGTGCGCCGGCGGTGTTTTGGTTGAACAAGGACCGTGCGCATGATGCCGAATTGATCAAGAAAGTGAACGCCTATTTGTCGAAGCACGATACAACTGGTCTTGAGATCAAGGTCATGGCTCCGGCCGATGCCTGCCGTTTTTCAATCGAGCGGATGAAGGAAGGCAAGGATACGATCTCCTGTACCGGCAACGTGCTTCGTGACTATCTCACCGACCTGTTCCCAATTCTCGAAATTGGAACCAGCGCCAAGATGCTCTCGATCGTCCCCTTGCTGAACGGCGGTGGGTTGTTCGAGACCGGTGCGGGAGGATCGGCGCCGAAGCATGTGCAGCAGTTTGAGCAAGAGGGCTACCTGCGTTGGGATTCGCTCGGCGAGTTCTTGGCTCTGGCTGCTTCGTTGGAGCATTTGGCGAAAGCGGGGAACAATCCGGTGGCGAAGATCCTGGCGGATACGCTGGATCAGGCCAACGCAAAGTTTCTCGAGAGCAACAAGTCACCTGCCCGTAAAGTCGGCGAGATCGACAACCGCGGCAGCCATTTCTACCTGGCTCTCTACTGGGCGCAGGCCTTGGCCGCACAGACCGCGGACAAGAGGATTGCGGAGAAGTTCGCGAAGATCGCCAAGGATTTGAGCGACAACGAGAAGACGATCGACGGCGAGTTGTTGTCCGCGCAGGGCAAGCCGCAGGATGTCGGCGGGTACTATCACCCGGACGATGCCAAGGCGTACAAGGCGATGCGACCGAGTGCGACGTTGAACAAGATCATCGATTCGTTCGCATAA
- a CDS encoding (2Fe-2S)-binding protein: MATETTDTQNVIDQPEVMKPRMVTIEIAGKKVEVPEGITVVRAMWYAGIDVVRGVGCLGGFCGACATYYRTKDDPKVRTCLACQMAVQDGMSFTMMPPFPARKATYEIQTLQDPKQDLFNLYPEAPLCRNCNACTEACPQKIDVREGVWKAVFGDFKSVSEMFMDCVMCGMCTPVCIADIAPNLVALYVSRAQGAHFTDKPVGLDTRIKEIQDGTYNGEWARILKMNEKELAEHCATVK; encoded by the coding sequence ATGGCTACAGAAACCACAGACACTCAGAATGTGATCGATCAACCCGAGGTCATGAAGCCTCGGATGGTCACGATTGAGATCGCCGGCAAGAAGGTTGAGGTTCCGGAAGGGATCACGGTTGTTCGTGCCATGTGGTACGCGGGTATCGATGTCGTGCGGGGCGTGGGCTGTCTGGGCGGGTTCTGTGGGGCCTGTGCGACGTACTATCGGACCAAGGATGATCCCAAAGTCCGGACCTGCCTCGCGTGCCAAATGGCAGTGCAGGACGGCATGTCCTTTACGATGATGCCCCCTTTCCCAGCTCGCAAGGCGACCTACGAGATTCAAACGCTCCAAGATCCGAAGCAAGACCTCTTCAATCTCTATCCTGAAGCCCCGCTGTGCAGGAATTGCAACGCGTGCACCGAGGCCTGCCCACAGAAGATCGATGTCCGCGAGGGCGTGTGGAAGGCCGTCTTCGGAGACTTCAAGAGCGTCTCCGAGATGTTTATGGATTGCGTCATGTGCGGGATGTGTACGCCGGTTTGCATTGCCGACATTGCCCCGAATCTCGTGGCACTGTATGTCAGTCGTGCGCAGGGTGCGCATTTCACCGACAAACCGGTGGGGCTTGATACCCGGATCAAAGAGATTCAAGACGGTACCTATAACGGCGAATGGGCCAGGATTCTGAAGATGAATGAGAAGGAACTGGCCGAACACTGTGCGACGGTGAAATAG